Proteins encoded by one window of Panicum virgatum strain AP13 chromosome 7N, P.virgatum_v5, whole genome shotgun sequence:
- the LOC120681531 gene encoding stress enhanced protein 2, chloroplastic-like → MAAAARAIICELAPEKVASSVPAPPKKRDAGKAVLQPRLCTLRSYGAGSGVVTRRILTGAEEGSGAADSGGSAASPFFASLADYIESSRKSQDFETISGRLAMVAFAAAVAVELTTGSSLFKKLDTMEIEEATGLCVAVVACAAAFAWASSARTRIGQMFTLGCNAFVDSLIDNIVEALFSESELQDWSDDI, encoded by the exons atggcggccgcggcgcgcgcgatcATCTGCGAGCTGGCGCCGGAGAAGGTGGCGTCGTCGGTGCCCGCGCCGCCGAAGAAGCGCGACGCCGGGAAGGCGGTGCTGCAGCCTCGGCTCTGCACGCTGCGGTCGtacggcgccggcagcggcgtggTGACGCGGAGGATTCTGACCGGGGCGGAGGAGGGGAGCGGGGCCGCGGACTCGGGCGGCTCTGCTGCCTCCCCGTTCTTCGCGTCGCTGGCCGACTACATCGAGAGCTCCCGCAAGAGCCAGGACTTCGAGACCATCTCCGGCCGCCTCGCCATG gtGGCTttcgcggcggccgtggcggtggAGCTGACGACGGGCAGCTCGCTGTTCAAGAAGCTGGACACGATGGAGATCGAGGAGGCGACGGGGTTGTGCGTGGCCGTGGTCGCCTGCGCCGCGGCGTTCGCGTGGGCATCCAGCGCGCGCACCAGGATCGGCCAGATGTTCACGCTGGGGTGCAACGCCTTCGTCGACTCCCTCATCGACAACATCGTCGAGGCGCTCTTCTCCGAGAGCGAGCTCCAGGACTGGTCCGACGACATATAG
- the LOC120681530 gene encoding uncharacterized protein LOC120681530 has product MAIVAVLVAPTTASSSAPRRCWRAAAASSSAASGVDLKALQAAIDKKSSDDVKQALDQLRELGWAKRWSSQPYVSRRTTSLRELTTLGIKNAENLAIPSVRNDAAFLFTVVGTTGFLAVLAGQLPGDWGFFVPYLIGSISLIVLAVGSVAPGLLQAAIGAFSAVFPDYQERIARHEAAHFLVAYLIGLPIRGYSLDIGKEHVNLIDEQLQKLIYSGQLDGKELDRLAVVSMAGLAAEGLEYEKVVGQSADLFTLQRFINRTKPQLSKDQQQNLTRWAVLFAASLLKNNKAAHEALMSAMSQKASVLGCIEAIENAS; this is encoded by the exons ATGGCGATCGTGGCCGTGCTCGTCGCTCCCACCACCGCGAGCTCCTCCGCTCCACGCCGCTGCTGGCGCGCCGCGGCAGCCTCGTCTTCGGCGGCCTCCGGGGTGGACCTCAAGGCGCTGCAGGCCGCCATCGACAAG AAGAGCAGCGATGACGTCAAGCAGGCGCTGGACCAGCTGAGAGAGCTCGGTTGGGCCAAGCGGTGGAGCTCGCAGCCGTACGTGTCGCGTCGCACG ACATCTCTGCGGGAACTGACTACCCTTGGAATCAAGAATGCCGAGAATTTGGCAATTCCAAGTGTTAGAAATGAT GCAGCATTTTTGTTTACGGTTGTCGGTACCACTGGATTCTTAGCAGTCCTTGCAGGCCAGCTCCCTGGG GATTGGGGCTTCTTTGTTCCCTATTTGATCGGAAGCATTTCATTGATCGTATTGGCTGTCGGTAGCGTTGCTCCGGG TCTTCTGCAAGCAGCAATTGGAGCGTTTTCTGCAGTCTTTCCTGACTACCAGGAGAGAATTGCTAGGCATGAAGCTGCTCACTTCTTGG TCGCCTATTTGATTGGCCTCCCTATCCGGGGATATTCTTTGGATATTGGAAAGGAGCATGTTAATTTGATAGATGAACAGTTACAGAAGCTAATATACAGTGGGCAGCTCGATGGAAAGGAACTAGACAG GTTGGCTGTAGTTTCAATGGCAGGACTGGCTGCTGAAGGTCTAGAATATGAAAAAGTTGTAGGTCAATCAGCAGACCTTTTCACCCTCCAG AGGTTCATAAACAGAACTAAGCCGCAACTAAGCAAAGATCAGCAGCAAAACCTTACCAGATGGGCA GTCCTGTTTGCCGCATCACTTCTGAAGAACAACAAAGCAGCCCATGAAGCGCTCATGTCGGCGATGTCCCAGAAGGCTAGCGTGTTGGGGTGCATTGAAGCAATAGAGAATGCCTCCTGA
- the LOC120681528 gene encoding uncharacterized aarF domain-containing protein kinase At1g71810, chloroplastic-like, with protein sequence MLLLQPRAVPAPALRERPPPPRPRPRRRLVPPPLAAASGSIAVNSDEDAFTRCSGYLFEEGAATESELPSAYVLPGIAAVYRRRPLLVLRRSLQIGTSFGWWFALRYLDRVNERADDMFELRAAQLRRILLELGPAFVKIAQAVSSRPDIIPPAYLDELSLLQDRIAPFSTEAAFNIIEKELGLPLDMIFSEISPEPVAAASLGQVYQAKLRSNGKVVAVKVQRPGVQAAISLDIYILRFLASLARKAAKLNTDLPAVLDEWASSLFREMDYREEARNGLKFRELFGKFRDVSVPEMYMEQTRRRVLVMEWIEGEKLSEVRDQYLVEVGVYCSLSQLLEYGFYHADPHPGNLLRTVDGKLAYLDFGMMGEFRQELRDGFIEACLHLVNRDFDALAKDFVTLGLLPPTAQKGEVTKALTGVFENAVNRGVQNISFGDLSGNLGRTMYKFKFQIPSYFSLVIRSLAVLEGIAISFNPNYKVLGSSYPWIARKVLTDNSPKLRSTLQALLCKDGTFQIDRLESLLSESLRARTEQSLVRNQQEDVDSARYAIKQVLSFTLTDQGAFVKDLLLQEIAKGIDALGVATLSSATSAAASRLPFADGPSPLTSLDDEDVTNLRNLYRLLLLLSKVSQKENSSPIPGNNSAIEKEGGSTDELSLVLYEITSLPEFLPVISIIPELPPESQQQLLLLPTDLASRILSRAVARTIRRMFM encoded by the exons ATGCTTCTACTCCAGCCCCGCGCAGTCCCTGCGCCCGCTCTGCGAgaaaggccaccgccacctcggcctcggcctcgccggcgactGGTGCCGCCTCCTCTCGCCGCGGCGTCCGGCTCCATCGCCGTCAACTCCGACGAGGATGCCTTCACCAGGTGCTCCGGGTACCTGTTCGAGGAGGGCGCGGCCACCGAGTCGGAGCTCCCCAGCGCGTACGTCCTCCCTGGCATCGCCGCCGtgtaccgccgccgcccgctcctcgtACTCCGTCGCTCACTGCAGATCGGCACCTCCTTCGGCTGGTGGTTCGCGCTGCGCTACCTCGACCGCGTCAACGAGCGCGCCGACGACATGTTCGAG CTTCGGGCGGCTCAGCTCAGGAGGATATTACTGGAACTTGGCCCA GCATTTGTGAAGATCGCACAAGCAGTTTCTTCACGGCCG GATATTATTCCGCCTGCATACCTTGATGAGCTCTCGCTACTTCAGGACCGCATAGCGCCATTTTCAACCGAGGCTGCTTTTAACATTATAGAAAAAGAGCTTGGGCTGCCACTGGATATGATTTTCTCTGAGATATCACCTGAGCCTGTTGCTGCTGCATCTCTTGGGCAG GTTTACCAGGCTAAACTTCGCTCCAATGGGAAGGTTGTTGCTGTCAAAGTACAAAGACCTGGTGTTCAAGCAGCAATTTCATTGGACATATATATCTTGAGGTTCCTAGCTAGTCTTGCAAGGAAGGCTGCCAAGTTGAACACAGACCTCCCG GCTGTGCTTGACGAGTGGGCATCAAGCCTATTCCGG GAGATGGATTATAGAGAAGAAGCAAGAAATGGGCTTAAGTTCAG AGAGTTGTTTGGGAAATTTAGAGATGTCTCAGTCCCTGAAATGTATATGGAACAGACTAGAAGGCGAGTCCTTGTCATGGAATGGATAGAG GGCGAAAAGTTGTCAGAAGTCAGAGATCAATATTTGGTTGAG GTTGGAGTATATTGTTCGCTTTCCCAGCTATTAGAATATGGATTTTATCATGCAGATCCACACCCCGGAAATCTTTTGCGTACGGTTGATGGGAAATTAGCCTACTTAG ATTTTGGGATGATGGGAGAATTCCGGCAAGAACTTCGTGATGGATTTATTGAAGCCTGTCTTCACCTTGTTAACCGTGATTTTGATGCTTTAGCAAAAGATTTTGTCACTCTTGG TTTGCTTCCTCCAACTGCTCAGAAGGGTGAAGTCACGAAGGCATTGACAG GTGTATTTGAGAATGCTGTCAACAGAGGAGTTCAGAATATAAGCTTTGGAGATTTGTCAGGAAATCTTGGAAGAACAAT GTATAAATTCAAGTTCCAGATACCTTCTTACTTTTCCCTTGTAATTCGAAG CCTTGCTGTCTTGGAAGGTATTGCTATCAGCTTTAATCCAAACTATAAAGTGCTGGGCAGTTCAtacccatggattgcaagaaaaGTTCTCACTGACAATTCACCCAAGCTCCGATCAACTTTGCAGGCTCTTCTTTGTAAG GATGGCACTTTCCAAATTGATCGTCTCGAGTCTTTGTTATCCGAG TCACTTCGTGCCAGAACAGAGCAATCATTGGTCAGAAATCAACAAGAAGATGTTGATAGTGCGAGATATGCAATTAAGCAAGTCTTGTCATTCACGCTCACAGACCAG GGTGCTTTTGTGAAGGATTTACTTCTTCAGGAGATTGCTAAG GGAATAGATGCACTTGGTGTAGCTACATTAAGCTCAGCAACATCTGCAGCAGCCTCCAGATTGCCATTTGCTGATGGTCCATCTCCATTAACCTCACTAGATGACGAGGATGTCACTAACTTGAGAAATCTATATCGCCTGCTCCTACTTTTATCAAAGGTTTCTCAGAAGGAAAATTCATCTCCG ATTCCTGGAAATAACAGTGCCATAGAGAAGGAAGGTGGTAGCACAGATGAACTTTCTCTTGTGCTGTATGAAATAACATCTCTGCCAGAATTTTTGCCAGTTATTTCCATCATTCCTGAG CTTCCGCCGGAGTCCCAACAGCAGTTGCTTCTTCTGCCAACAGATTTAGCAAGTCGTATTTTATCTCGGGCTGTCGCTAGAACCATTAGAAGAATGTTCATGTAA
- the LOC120681529 gene encoding shikimate kinase 3, chloroplastic-like isoform X1: MEASVGIRARPGAWAGLEKPRGAYSARAPPVRLTPEKLPERLALGTGPRRSTGPVLRAAKLKASCCKKSAGTEKVHYSADEALILQQKAQDVLPYLDGRCVYLVGMMGSGKTTVGKILAEVLGYSFFDSDKLVEKAVGISSVAEIFQLHSEAFFRDNESEVLRDLSSMHRLVVATGGGAVIRPINWSYMKKGLTVWLDVPLDALARRIAAVGTASRPLLHQEYGDPYAKAYTKLTSLFEQRMDSYANADARVSLERIAKDGKFSYREGHGQKLTACCWGKGHQQHTAPVCLIVLVHMPLHELDYCSRNMKDDYLSVCTCANE, from the exons ATGGAGGCGAGCGTGGGCATCCGGGCGCGGCCCGGTGCCTGGGCCGGGCTCGAGAAGCCGCGCGGCGCCTACTCTGCAAGAGCCCCGCCGGTGAGGCTCACGCCGGAGAAGCTGCCGGAGAGGCTGGCTCTGGGAACCGGTCCGCGGCGGAGCACGGGTCCTGTGCTCCGTGCCGCAAAGCTGAAAGCTTCGTGCTGCAAGAAATCGGCAG GTACTGAAAAGGTCCACTACTCTGCTGATGAAGCTCTCATACTACAG CAAAAAGCCCAGGATGTTCTCCCTTACTTGGATGGCCGATGTGTTTATCTAGTCG GAATGATGGGTTCAGGCAAAACTACAGTTGGGAAGATATTAGCTGAAGTACTAGGTTATTCTTTCTTTGACAG TGATAAGTTGGTAGAGAAGGCTGTCGGTATATCATCTGTTGCTGAGATTTTTCAGCTCCACAGTGAAGCATTCTTCAGAGATAATGAG AGTGAGGTCCTAAGGGATTTGTCATCAATGCATCGGttagttgttgcaactggaggtGGTGCCGTGATCCGACCAATCAATTG GAGTTACATGAAGAAAGGGCTGACCGTGTGGTTAGATGTTCCACTGGATGCACTTGCAAGAAGGATTGCTGCCGTGGGAACTGCATCTCGGCCCCTCTTGCATCAGGAATATGGTGACCCATATGCAAAG GCTTATACAAAACTTACATCACTTTTTGAGCAAAGAATGGACTCATACGCTAATGCGGATGCCAGAGTTTCACTTGAAC GCATTGCTAAGGATGGAAAGTTTTCTTACCGAGAAGGCCACGGTCAGAAACTGACCGCTTGCTGCTGGGGAAAAGGACACCAACAGCATACGGCCCCTGTTTGTTTAATTGTGCTTGTACATATGCCTTTGCATGAGCTCGATTATTGTTCGCGCAACATGAAAGATGATTATTTGAGTGTTTGTACTTGTGCAAATGAATAA
- the LOC120681529 gene encoding shikimate kinase 3, chloroplastic-like isoform X2 has translation MEASVGIRARPGAWAGLEKPRGAYSARAPPVRLTPEKLPERLALGTGPRRSTGPVLRAAKLKASCCKKSAGTEKVHYSADEALILQQKAQDVLPYLDGRCVYLVGMMGSGKTTVGKILAEVLGYSFFDSDKLVEKAVGISSVAEIFQLHSEAFFRDNESEVLRDLSSMHRLVVATGGGAVIRPINWSYMKKGLTVWLDVPLDALARRIAAVGTASRPLLHQEYGDPYAKAYTKLTSLFEQRMDSYANADARVSLEHIALKQGHNDVTILTPSTIAIEALLRMESFLTEKATVRN, from the exons ATGGAGGCGAGCGTGGGCATCCGGGCGCGGCCCGGTGCCTGGGCCGGGCTCGAGAAGCCGCGCGGCGCCTACTCTGCAAGAGCCCCGCCGGTGAGGCTCACGCCGGAGAAGCTGCCGGAGAGGCTGGCTCTGGGAACCGGTCCGCGGCGGAGCACGGGTCCTGTGCTCCGTGCCGCAAAGCTGAAAGCTTCGTGCTGCAAGAAATCGGCAG GTACTGAAAAGGTCCACTACTCTGCTGATGAAGCTCTCATACTACAG CAAAAAGCCCAGGATGTTCTCCCTTACTTGGATGGCCGATGTGTTTATCTAGTCG GAATGATGGGTTCAGGCAAAACTACAGTTGGGAAGATATTAGCTGAAGTACTAGGTTATTCTTTCTTTGACAG TGATAAGTTGGTAGAGAAGGCTGTCGGTATATCATCTGTTGCTGAGATTTTTCAGCTCCACAGTGAAGCATTCTTCAGAGATAATGAG AGTGAGGTCCTAAGGGATTTGTCATCAATGCATCGGttagttgttgcaactggaggtGGTGCCGTGATCCGACCAATCAATTG GAGTTACATGAAGAAAGGGCTGACCGTGTGGTTAGATGTTCCACTGGATGCACTTGCAAGAAGGATTGCTGCCGTGGGAACTGCATCTCGGCCCCTCTTGCATCAGGAATATGGTGACCCATATGCAAAG GCTTATACAAAACTTACATCACTTTTTGAGCAAAGAATGGACTCATACGCTAATGCGGATGCCAGAGTTTCACTTGAAC ATATTGCATTAAAACAAGGGCATAATGATGTCACTATACTTACACCTAGTACCATTGCCATTGAG GCATTGCTAAGGATGGAAAGTTTTCTTACCGAGAAGGCCACGGTCAGAAACTGA